In Rhea pennata isolate bPtePen1 chromosome 8, bPtePen1.pri, whole genome shotgun sequence, one genomic interval encodes:
- the EPS15 gene encoding epidermal growth factor receptor substrate 15 isoform X5: MAAHLSLTQLSSANPVYEKFYRQVDSANTGRVLASDAAVFLKKSGLTDLVLGKIWDLADTDGKGILNKQEFFVALRLVACAQNGLNVSLSSLNLPVPPPRFTDTSSPLLLSGAASADVPWAVKLEDKAKYDAIFDSLNPVNGLLSGDKVKPVLLNSKLPVDILGRVWELSDIDRDGMLDRDEFAVAMFLVYCALEKEPVPMSLPAALMPPSKRKPVSIPGAMPLIPSSVSTKESHQSLPPVGLLAAKTPLAQWVVSPVDKMKYDEIFVKTDKDMDGFVSGVEARELFLKTGLPSALLAHIWALCDTKDCGKLSKEQFALAFYLINQKLSKGIDPPQALTPEMIPPSDRGVSLQKTTQGLSSVADFSAIKELDTLNNEIVDLQREKNNVEQDLKEKEDTIKQRTSEVQDLQDEVKRESNNLQKLQSQKQEAQEILNDLDEQKAKLEEQLNDIRQKCAEEAHLIAVLKSEITSQESKISAYEDELTRAQEELSRLQQETAELEHCIESGKAQLGPLQQHLQDSQQEINSVQTKLLELKELENNQFSWHSQPRNILVNGTADHSSLSNSSSETANLNENAERESLAEDEQINNTSPIRNSPETIEAVVEEEKETSAAAATKKEDPFDAESHPLPDLVSEASLDFFQSDPFIGSDPFKDDPFGKIDPFGGDPFKGSDPFAADFFKQPSTDPFMTAGTDPFSTASNSSSLSTEILKKDDPFAPGGTTVTASNDLGKATDPFASLFGNESFGSSFADFSILSKANNEDPFSSSTSGSANNMIVTKNLEESPAKNEDVPPALPPKTGTPTRPCPPPPDIPKEQEADLFCDPFAPTSISKEADPNNFANFSTNPFHRSRGVQEIRTNLKYSTEEDMIEWAKRESEREEKERLARLKQQEQEDLELAIALSKSEISEA, translated from the exons GAATTTTTTGTGGCTTTACGACTTGTAGCATGTGCACAGAATGGATTGAATGTTTCCCTGAGCAGTCTTAACTTGCCTGTTCCTCCACCAAGattt ACTGATACTAGTAGTCCTTTGCTACTCAGTGGAGCAGCATCAGCTGATGTACCATGGGCTGTTAAG ctggAAGACAAGGCCAAGTATGATGCCATTTTTGATAGCCTAAATCCTGTGAATGGACTGTTGTCAGGTGATAAGGTGAAACCTGTACTCCTTAACTCAAAACTGCCAGTGGACATCTTAGGACGA GTGTGGGAATTAAGTGATATTGACCGTGATGGAATGTTGGATCGAGATGAGTTTGCAGTT GCCATGTTCTTGGTGTACTGTGCTTTGGAGAAGGAACCGGTGCCAATGTCCTTGCCTGCAGCTTTGATGCCACCATCCAAGAGAAAACCTGTTAGTATTCCAGGAGCAATGCCATTAATTCCATCTTCTGTGTCTACTAAAGAATCTCATCAGTCCTTGCCACCTGTAGGTCTTCTAGCTGCCAAAACACCATTAGCACAG TGGGTTGTATCACCTGtagacaaaatgaaatatgatgAGATCTTTGTGAAAACTGACAAAGACATGGATGGCTTTGTGTCAGGTGTGGAAGCCAGAGAACTATTCTTGAAGACAGGACTGCCTTCTGCTCTGCTAGCACATATCTG GGCTCTCTGTGACACAAAAGACTGCGGAAAGCTTTCAAAGGAACAGTTTGCTTTGGCTTTCTATTTAATTAATCAGAAGTTATCAAAGGGCATTGACCCACCTCAGGCTCTGACTCCAGAGATGATTCCACCTTCTGACAGGGGTGTCAGTTTACAGAAG acCACTCAAGGACTGAGTTCTGTAGCAGATTTTTCTGCAATTAAAGAACTTGATACATTAAACAATGAAATAGTAGACCTGCAGAG GGAAAAGAATAATGTAGAGCAAGacctgaaggagaaagaagataCCATCAAACAGAGGACAAGTGAGGTCCAG GATCTACAAGATGAAGTGAAACGGGAGAGCAATAATCTACAAAAGCTGCAATCTCAGAAACAGGAAGCGCAGGAGATCCTTAATGATCTTGATGAGCAGAAGGCTAAGCTAGAAGAGCAACTTAATGATATCAGGCAGAAGTGTGCAGAGGAGGCCCATTTG ATTGCTGTGCTAAAGAGTGAAATAACAAGCCAGGAATCAAAGATTTCAGCATATGAAGATGAACTAACCAGAGCTCAAGAGGAGCTGAGTCGCCTGCAGCAAGAAACTGCAGAGCTTGAGCATTGCATAGAGTCTGGAAAAGCACAGCTGGGACCTCTTCAGCAACATCTGCAGGATTCACAACAGGAAATCAATTCA GTACAAACGAAACTTCTTGAGCTGAAAGAGTTGGAAAATAACCAGTTTAGTTGGCACTCTCAGCCACGTAATATACTCGTTAATGGAACTGCGGATCATTCTAGTCTtagcaacagcagcagtgaaaCTGCTAACCTTAATGAGAATGCTGAAAGGGAAAGTTTAGCAGAAGATGAACAAATAAACAATACATCTCCA ATAAGAAATAGTCCTGAAACAATAGAAGCTGttgtggaagaagagaaagaaacctcagctgcagctgctaCAAAAAAA GAAGATCCATTTGATGCTGAATCTCATCCATTACCTGATCTAGTTTCTGAAGCCAGCCTAGACTTCTTTCAATCTGACCCTTTTATTGGTA gcgATCCCTTCAAAGATGACCCTTTTGGGAAAATTG ATCCTTTTGGTGGTGATCCTTTCAAAGGCTCTGAtccttttgctgctgactttTTCAAACAACCCTCCACCGATCCTTTTATGACTGCAGGCACTGATCCATTTAGCACTGCAAGCAACAGCAGTAGTCTCTCA acagaaatactgaagaaagatGACCCATTTGCTCCTGGTGGAACAACTGTTACTGCATCAAACGATCTAGGTAAAG CTACAGACCCCTTTGCATCCCTGTTTGGAAACGAATCCTTTGGAAGCAGCTTTGCTGACTTCAGCATATTGTCAAAG GCCAACAATGAGGATCCCTTTAGCTCTTCCACATCAGGTTCTGCCAACAACATGATCGTAACTAAGAACTTAGAGGAGTCACCAGCCAAAAATGAGGATGTCCCTCCTGCATTGCCACCTAAAACAGGAACTCCCACAAGGCCGTGTCCACCGCCACCTG ACATTCCCAAAGAACAAGAAGCAGATCTATTCTGTGATCCATTTGCTCCCACCAGCATCAGTAAAGAGGCTGACCCCAACAATTTTGCAAACTTCAGTACT AATCCATTTCATAGAAGTCGTGGTGTCCAAGAGATACGAACAAATCTGAAG TATTCTACTGAGGAAGACATGATTGAGTGGGCTAAGAGggaaagtgagagagaagagaaagaaagacttgcAAGATTAAAACAGCAAGAGCAAGAAGACTTGGAACTGGCTATTGCACTCAGTAAATCTGAAATATCAGAAGCATGA
- the EPS15 gene encoding epidermal growth factor receptor substrate 15 isoform X4, with product MAAHLSLTQLSSANPVYEKFYRQVDSANTGRVLASDAAVFLKKSGLTDLVLGKIWDLADTDGKGILNKQEFFVALRLVACAQNGLNVSLSSLNLPVPPPRFTDTSSPLLLSGAASADVPWAVKLEDKAKYDAIFDSLNPVNGLLSGDKVKPVLLNSKLPVDILGRVWELSDIDRDGMLDRDEFAVAMFLVYCALEKEPVPMSLPAALMPPSKRKPVSIPGAMPLIPSSVSTKESHQSLPPVGLLAAKTPLAQWVVSPVDKMKYDEIFVKTDKDMDGFVSGVEARELFLKTGLPSALLAHIWALCDTKDCGKLSKEQFALAFYLINQKLSKGIDPPQALTPEMIPPSDRGVSLQKTTQGLSSVADFSAIKELDTLNNEIVDLQREKNNVEQDLKEKEDTIKQRTSEVQDLQDEVKRESNNLQKLQSQKQEAQEILNDLDEQKAKLEEQLNDIRQKCAEEAHLIAVLKSEITSQESKISAYEDELTRAQEELSRLQQETAELEHCIESGKAQLGPLQQHLQDSQQEINSVQTKLLELKELENNQFSWHSQPRNILVNGTADHSSLSNSSSETANLNENAERESLAEDEQINNTSPIRNSPETIEAVVEEEKETSAAAATKKEDPFDAESHPLPDLVSEASLDFFQSDPFIGSDPFKDDPFGKIDPFGGDPFKGSDPFAADFFKQPSTDPFMTAGTDPFSTASNSSSLSTEILKKDDPFAPGGTTVTASNDLATDPFASLFGNESFGSSFADFSILSKANNEDPFSSSTSGSANNMIVTKNLEESPAKNEDVPPALPPKTGTPTRPCPPPPGKRPINQIDSSDSFKPTDPFQPFPTPDIPKEQEADLFCDPFAPTSISKEADPNNFANFSTYSTEEDMIEWAKRESEREEKERLARLKQQEQEDLELAIALSKSEISEA from the exons GAATTTTTTGTGGCTTTACGACTTGTAGCATGTGCACAGAATGGATTGAATGTTTCCCTGAGCAGTCTTAACTTGCCTGTTCCTCCACCAAGattt ACTGATACTAGTAGTCCTTTGCTACTCAGTGGAGCAGCATCAGCTGATGTACCATGGGCTGTTAAG ctggAAGACAAGGCCAAGTATGATGCCATTTTTGATAGCCTAAATCCTGTGAATGGACTGTTGTCAGGTGATAAGGTGAAACCTGTACTCCTTAACTCAAAACTGCCAGTGGACATCTTAGGACGA GTGTGGGAATTAAGTGATATTGACCGTGATGGAATGTTGGATCGAGATGAGTTTGCAGTT GCCATGTTCTTGGTGTACTGTGCTTTGGAGAAGGAACCGGTGCCAATGTCCTTGCCTGCAGCTTTGATGCCACCATCCAAGAGAAAACCTGTTAGTATTCCAGGAGCAATGCCATTAATTCCATCTTCTGTGTCTACTAAAGAATCTCATCAGTCCTTGCCACCTGTAGGTCTTCTAGCTGCCAAAACACCATTAGCACAG TGGGTTGTATCACCTGtagacaaaatgaaatatgatgAGATCTTTGTGAAAACTGACAAAGACATGGATGGCTTTGTGTCAGGTGTGGAAGCCAGAGAACTATTCTTGAAGACAGGACTGCCTTCTGCTCTGCTAGCACATATCTG GGCTCTCTGTGACACAAAAGACTGCGGAAAGCTTTCAAAGGAACAGTTTGCTTTGGCTTTCTATTTAATTAATCAGAAGTTATCAAAGGGCATTGACCCACCTCAGGCTCTGACTCCAGAGATGATTCCACCTTCTGACAGGGGTGTCAGTTTACAGAAG acCACTCAAGGACTGAGTTCTGTAGCAGATTTTTCTGCAATTAAAGAACTTGATACATTAAACAATGAAATAGTAGACCTGCAGAG GGAAAAGAATAATGTAGAGCAAGacctgaaggagaaagaagataCCATCAAACAGAGGACAAGTGAGGTCCAG GATCTACAAGATGAAGTGAAACGGGAGAGCAATAATCTACAAAAGCTGCAATCTCAGAAACAGGAAGCGCAGGAGATCCTTAATGATCTTGATGAGCAGAAGGCTAAGCTAGAAGAGCAACTTAATGATATCAGGCAGAAGTGTGCAGAGGAGGCCCATTTG ATTGCTGTGCTAAAGAGTGAAATAACAAGCCAGGAATCAAAGATTTCAGCATATGAAGATGAACTAACCAGAGCTCAAGAGGAGCTGAGTCGCCTGCAGCAAGAAACTGCAGAGCTTGAGCATTGCATAGAGTCTGGAAAAGCACAGCTGGGACCTCTTCAGCAACATCTGCAGGATTCACAACAGGAAATCAATTCA GTACAAACGAAACTTCTTGAGCTGAAAGAGTTGGAAAATAACCAGTTTAGTTGGCACTCTCAGCCACGTAATATACTCGTTAATGGAACTGCGGATCATTCTAGTCTtagcaacagcagcagtgaaaCTGCTAACCTTAATGAGAATGCTGAAAGGGAAAGTTTAGCAGAAGATGAACAAATAAACAATACATCTCCA ATAAGAAATAGTCCTGAAACAATAGAAGCTGttgtggaagaagagaaagaaacctcagctgcagctgctaCAAAAAAA GAAGATCCATTTGATGCTGAATCTCATCCATTACCTGATCTAGTTTCTGAAGCCAGCCTAGACTTCTTTCAATCTGACCCTTTTATTGGTA gcgATCCCTTCAAAGATGACCCTTTTGGGAAAATTG ATCCTTTTGGTGGTGATCCTTTCAAAGGCTCTGAtccttttgctgctgactttTTCAAACAACCCTCCACCGATCCTTTTATGACTGCAGGCACTGATCCATTTAGCACTGCAAGCAACAGCAGTAGTCTCTCA acagaaatactgaagaaagatGACCCATTTGCTCCTGGTGGAACAACTGTTACTGCATCAAACGATCTAG CTACAGACCCCTTTGCATCCCTGTTTGGAAACGAATCCTTTGGAAGCAGCTTTGCTGACTTCAGCATATTGTCAAAG GCCAACAATGAGGATCCCTTTAGCTCTTCCACATCAGGTTCTGCCAACAACATGATCGTAACTAAGAACTTAGAGGAGTCACCAGCCAAAAATGAGGATGTCCCTCCTGCATTGCCACCTAAAACAGGAACTCCCACAAGGCCGTGTCCACCGCCACCTG GGAAAAGACCTATCAATCAAATAGACTCTTCAGATTCCTTTAAACCGACCGATCCATTTCAGCCTTTCCCTACCCCAGACATTCCCAAAGAACAAGAAGCAGATCTATTCTGTGATCCATTTGCTCCCACCAGCATCAGTAAAGAGGCTGACCCCAACAATTTTGCAAACTTCAGTACT TATTCTACTGAGGAAGACATGATTGAGTGGGCTAAGAGggaaagtgagagagaagagaaagaaagacttgcAAGATTAAAACAGCAAGAGCAAGAAGACTTGGAACTGGCTATTGCACTCAGTAAATCTGAAATATCAGAAGCATGA
- the EPS15 gene encoding epidermal growth factor receptor substrate 15 isoform X2: MAAHLSLTQLSSANPVYEKFYRQVDSANTGRVLASDAAVFLKKSGLTDLVLGKIWDLADTDGKGILNKQEFFVALRLVACAQNGLNVSLSSLNLPVPPPRFTDTSSPLLLSGAASADVPWAVKLEDKAKYDAIFDSLNPVNGLLSGDKVKPVLLNSKLPVDILGRVWELSDIDRDGMLDRDEFAVAMFLVYCALEKEPVPMSLPAALMPPSKRKPVSIPGAMPLIPSSVSTKESHQSLPPVGLLAAKTPLAQWVVSPVDKMKYDEIFVKTDKDMDGFVSGVEARELFLKTGLPSALLAHIWALCDTKDCGKLSKEQFALAFYLINQKLSKGIDPPQALTPEMIPPSDRGVSLQKTTQGLSSVADFSAIKELDTLNNEIVDLQREKNNVEQDLKEKEDTIKQRTSEVQDLQDEVKRESNNLQKLQSQKQEAQEILNDLDEQKAKLEEQLNDIRQKCAEEAHLIAVLKSEITSQESKISAYEDELTRAQEELSRLQQETAELEHCIESGKAQLGPLQQHLQDSQQEINSVQTKLLELKELENNQFSWHSQPRNILVNGTADHSSLSNSSSETANLNENAERESLAEDEQINNTSPIRNSPETIEAVVEEEKETSAAAATKKEDPFDAESHPLPDLVSEASLDFFQSDPFIGSDPFKDDPFGKIDPFGGDPFKGSDPFAADFFKQPSTDPFMTAGTDPFSTASNSSSLSTEILKKDDPFAPGGTTVTASNDLATDPFASLFGNESFGSSFADFSILSKANNEDPFSSSTSGSANNMIVTKNLEESPAKNEDVPPALPPKTGTPTRPCPPPPGKRPINQIDSSDSFKPTDPFQPFPTPDIPKEQEADLFCDPFAPTSISKEADPNNFANFSTNPFHRSRGVQEIRTNLKYSTEEDMIEWAKRESEREEKERLARLKQQEQEDLELAIALSKSEISEA; encoded by the exons GAATTTTTTGTGGCTTTACGACTTGTAGCATGTGCACAGAATGGATTGAATGTTTCCCTGAGCAGTCTTAACTTGCCTGTTCCTCCACCAAGattt ACTGATACTAGTAGTCCTTTGCTACTCAGTGGAGCAGCATCAGCTGATGTACCATGGGCTGTTAAG ctggAAGACAAGGCCAAGTATGATGCCATTTTTGATAGCCTAAATCCTGTGAATGGACTGTTGTCAGGTGATAAGGTGAAACCTGTACTCCTTAACTCAAAACTGCCAGTGGACATCTTAGGACGA GTGTGGGAATTAAGTGATATTGACCGTGATGGAATGTTGGATCGAGATGAGTTTGCAGTT GCCATGTTCTTGGTGTACTGTGCTTTGGAGAAGGAACCGGTGCCAATGTCCTTGCCTGCAGCTTTGATGCCACCATCCAAGAGAAAACCTGTTAGTATTCCAGGAGCAATGCCATTAATTCCATCTTCTGTGTCTACTAAAGAATCTCATCAGTCCTTGCCACCTGTAGGTCTTCTAGCTGCCAAAACACCATTAGCACAG TGGGTTGTATCACCTGtagacaaaatgaaatatgatgAGATCTTTGTGAAAACTGACAAAGACATGGATGGCTTTGTGTCAGGTGTGGAAGCCAGAGAACTATTCTTGAAGACAGGACTGCCTTCTGCTCTGCTAGCACATATCTG GGCTCTCTGTGACACAAAAGACTGCGGAAAGCTTTCAAAGGAACAGTTTGCTTTGGCTTTCTATTTAATTAATCAGAAGTTATCAAAGGGCATTGACCCACCTCAGGCTCTGACTCCAGAGATGATTCCACCTTCTGACAGGGGTGTCAGTTTACAGAAG acCACTCAAGGACTGAGTTCTGTAGCAGATTTTTCTGCAATTAAAGAACTTGATACATTAAACAATGAAATAGTAGACCTGCAGAG GGAAAAGAATAATGTAGAGCAAGacctgaaggagaaagaagataCCATCAAACAGAGGACAAGTGAGGTCCAG GATCTACAAGATGAAGTGAAACGGGAGAGCAATAATCTACAAAAGCTGCAATCTCAGAAACAGGAAGCGCAGGAGATCCTTAATGATCTTGATGAGCAGAAGGCTAAGCTAGAAGAGCAACTTAATGATATCAGGCAGAAGTGTGCAGAGGAGGCCCATTTG ATTGCTGTGCTAAAGAGTGAAATAACAAGCCAGGAATCAAAGATTTCAGCATATGAAGATGAACTAACCAGAGCTCAAGAGGAGCTGAGTCGCCTGCAGCAAGAAACTGCAGAGCTTGAGCATTGCATAGAGTCTGGAAAAGCACAGCTGGGACCTCTTCAGCAACATCTGCAGGATTCACAACAGGAAATCAATTCA GTACAAACGAAACTTCTTGAGCTGAAAGAGTTGGAAAATAACCAGTTTAGTTGGCACTCTCAGCCACGTAATATACTCGTTAATGGAACTGCGGATCATTCTAGTCTtagcaacagcagcagtgaaaCTGCTAACCTTAATGAGAATGCTGAAAGGGAAAGTTTAGCAGAAGATGAACAAATAAACAATACATCTCCA ATAAGAAATAGTCCTGAAACAATAGAAGCTGttgtggaagaagagaaagaaacctcagctgcagctgctaCAAAAAAA GAAGATCCATTTGATGCTGAATCTCATCCATTACCTGATCTAGTTTCTGAAGCCAGCCTAGACTTCTTTCAATCTGACCCTTTTATTGGTA gcgATCCCTTCAAAGATGACCCTTTTGGGAAAATTG ATCCTTTTGGTGGTGATCCTTTCAAAGGCTCTGAtccttttgctgctgactttTTCAAACAACCCTCCACCGATCCTTTTATGACTGCAGGCACTGATCCATTTAGCACTGCAAGCAACAGCAGTAGTCTCTCA acagaaatactgaagaaagatGACCCATTTGCTCCTGGTGGAACAACTGTTACTGCATCAAACGATCTAG CTACAGACCCCTTTGCATCCCTGTTTGGAAACGAATCCTTTGGAAGCAGCTTTGCTGACTTCAGCATATTGTCAAAG GCCAACAATGAGGATCCCTTTAGCTCTTCCACATCAGGTTCTGCCAACAACATGATCGTAACTAAGAACTTAGAGGAGTCACCAGCCAAAAATGAGGATGTCCCTCCTGCATTGCCACCTAAAACAGGAACTCCCACAAGGCCGTGTCCACCGCCACCTG GGAAAAGACCTATCAATCAAATAGACTCTTCAGATTCCTTTAAACCGACCGATCCATTTCAGCCTTTCCCTACCCCAGACATTCCCAAAGAACAAGAAGCAGATCTATTCTGTGATCCATTTGCTCCCACCAGCATCAGTAAAGAGGCTGACCCCAACAATTTTGCAAACTTCAGTACT AATCCATTTCATAGAAGTCGTGGTGTCCAAGAGATACGAACAAATCTGAAG TATTCTACTGAGGAAGACATGATTGAGTGGGCTAAGAGggaaagtgagagagaagagaaagaaagacttgcAAGATTAAAACAGCAAGAGCAAGAAGACTTGGAACTGGCTATTGCACTCAGTAAATCTGAAATATCAGAAGCATGA